A genomic region of Gemmatimonadota bacterium contains the following coding sequences:
- a CDS encoding LamG domain-containing protein, whose translation MGSDNDGHLVGDLTFGPGFVASGNGEAFHFDGDNDLVYVGDAADLALSHFTIDAWIQTASSSVQTVVHRGPAGVPTQTNYHLFIEQGVGFFQISDGKIVDQIRGVSVIGDDLFHHIAGTFDQSTRELRLYVDGVLEFSKTSTVVAAFSGGLTSQLTIGAMDGSDPPGIDPVNDYAGIIDEVRVFSRPLSADEIRQVFGDGSGGQCKI comes from the coding sequence TTGGGCAGTGACAATGACGGGCACCTGGTGGGCGACCTGACATTCGGCCCGGGCTTCGTCGCGTCGGGGAACGGCGAAGCGTTTCACTTCGATGGCGACAACGACCTCGTATACGTCGGCGATGCAGCGGACTTGGCTCTTTCGCACTTCACGATCGACGCTTGGATCCAGACCGCCAGCAGTTCGGTCCAAACCGTTGTTCACCGGGGGCCCGCTGGCGTTCCTACTCAGACCAACTACCACCTGTTCATCGAGCAAGGCGTCGGATTCTTCCAGATCAGCGACGGAAAAATCGTTGACCAGATCAGAGGTGTTTCCGTCATCGGAGACGATCTCTTTCACCACATCGCCGGAACCTTCGATCAGAGCACCAGAGAGCTTCGCCTGTACGTAGACGGAGTCCTGGAGTTCTCCAAGACCAGCACGGTTGTGGCAGCGTTCTCGGGCGGACTGACCTCACAACTCACGATAGGCGCCATGGATGGGAGCGACCCGCCTGGCATAGATCCAGTGAATGACTATGCGGGCATCATTGACGAGGTCAGAGTCTTCAGTCGGCCGTTGTCTGCGGACGAAATCCGACAAGTCTTTGGCGACGGCAGCGGGGGCCAATGCAAGATCTAA
- a CDS encoding type IV toxin-antitoxin system AbiEi family antitoxin domain-containing protein, which translates to MPQDHSPTSPRGLGEQERSVLALLASLERPVVGADDVLARTQMGRKAVNLILSRLAAKGWLRRLRRGAYAVIPLSSRSGSHVIEQPLAAAMELFAPCYISGWTAAEHWDLTEQISNTVVVYSAKPQRKSEQTLGGVHYRVRRIPEAAIFGTTRIWSGTTPVEVADLHRTLIDVLDVPEMGGGGRQTLDIARSYWGRDDADADVLLALATRLGRGSVFKRLAFTAEQFGNPKRSWLDACRSRMSAGLTLWDPQGPKRGPIVSAWRLRVNVPSDDLT; encoded by the coding sequence ATGCCCCAAGACCATTCACCAACCAGTCCCAGGGGCCTTGGGGAGCAGGAGCGGTCGGTCCTTGCCCTCCTCGCCTCTCTTGAGCGGCCCGTGGTCGGCGCTGACGACGTGCTCGCGCGAACGCAGATGGGGAGAAAGGCGGTCAACCTCATCCTGTCTCGCCTGGCCGCAAAGGGGTGGCTGCGGCGACTGCGACGTGGGGCCTATGCGGTAATTCCACTCTCCTCCCGCTCCGGCAGCCACGTCATCGAACAACCGCTCGCGGCGGCCATGGAGCTCTTTGCACCATGCTACATCTCGGGGTGGACGGCGGCCGAGCACTGGGACCTCACGGAGCAGATCTCCAACACGGTCGTCGTCTACAGCGCGAAGCCTCAACGAAAGTCGGAGCAGACTCTGGGAGGGGTGCACTACCGCGTTCGACGCATCCCGGAAGCGGCCATCTTCGGAACGACCAGGATCTGGTCCGGAACCACCCCGGTCGAGGTGGCAGACCTCCATCGCACCTTGATCGATGTGCTTGACGTTCCCGAGATGGGGGGTGGCGGACGGCAGACCCTCGACATCGCTCGGAGCTACTGGGGCCGCGACGATGCTGACGCCGACGTGCTCCTAGCCCTCGCGACCCGCCTCGGACGCGGCAGCGTCTTCAAGCGGCTGGCATTCACGGCCGAGCAGTTCGGCAACCCCAAGCGCTCCTGGCTCGACGCGTGCCGAAGTAGAATGTCTGCCGGCCTCACGCTTTGGGATCCCCAAGGGCCCAAGCGCGGACCGATCGTGTCGGCGTGGCGCCTCCGCGTGAACGTTCCCTCGGACGACCTAACGTGA
- a CDS encoding PadR family transcriptional regulator, producing MTKIRLGSLELTVLKSVARLGKEAYGLGVRRDVSELRGHDYSVGAIYTTLARLEEQGLLNSSTTAPLPVRGGRSRRQYQVSPAGRDALRDAERIALRMWDLDTARDRNFKGPRSANSKVGQGF from the coding sequence ATGACCAAGATCAGGTTGGGCAGCCTCGAGCTGACGGTGTTGAAGTCCGTGGCCCGACTGGGGAAGGAGGCCTACGGCCTCGGCGTGCGCCGCGACGTGAGCGAGCTGCGCGGGCATGACTACTCCGTCGGAGCCATCTACACGACGCTCGCTCGACTCGAGGAACAGGGCCTCTTGAACTCCTCGACCACGGCGCCGCTGCCTGTGCGCGGGGGCCGGTCGCGTCGGCAGTACCAGGTGAGTCCGGCGGGGCGCGATGCGTTGCGCGACGCCGAGCGAATCGCCCTCCGGATGTGGGACCTCGACACGGCGAGGGATAGGAATTTCAAAGGCCCTCGGAGCGCGAACAGCAAGGTAGGGCAGGGGTTTTGA
- a CDS encoding DUF1761 domain-containing protein, with translation MIPERGDGATTDADEAGTVLQARLDELKALRAGRGAGKDPLLEDYARYHLGLFGRSPEARTSPFCLLHFRPPGILPLVRRSLGRRMVARTGGGLMNTRTFMLGTLATAGVGFLLSFLWHVLLMNDFYAATSPAPMREVPAFWAVILAYLVVGAIMAYMYPKGHEGGSPVAEGLKFGIIIGVLWWFPTNLVLYGAMEGPFTLVLVDSAWHLVEQGVSGAVLGLVYGLGLQSKEATPAGD, from the coding sequence ATGATCCCGGAGCGTGGGGACGGGGCCACCACGGATGCGGACGAAGCCGGCACCGTCCTCCAGGCCCGCCTCGACGAGCTGAAGGCGCTCAGGGCCGGGCGCGGGGCAGGGAAGGACCCTCTCCTTGAGGACTACGCGAGGTACCACCTAGGCCTCTTTGGCCGAAGCCCGGAAGCAAGAACCAGTCCCTTTTGCTTGCTGCACTTCCGGCCGCCCGGCATCTTGCCACTGGTTCGTCGCAGCCTTGGCCGGAGAATGGTCGCTCGTACGGGAGGGGGTCTCATGAACACACGCACGTTTATGCTCGGTACGCTGGCCACAGCCGGAGTCGGGTTTCTCCTCTCCTTCCTGTGGCACGTGCTTCTGATGAACGACTTCTACGCGGCGACCTCACCCGCGCCGATGCGCGAGGTGCCGGCCTTCTGGGCCGTGATTCTCGCGTATCTCGTCGTCGGCGCCATCATGGCCTACATGTATCCCAAAGGCCACGAGGGAGGCTCCCCGGTGGCCGAAGGCCTCAAGTTCGGGATCATCATCGGTGTCCTCTGGTGGTTTCCGACTAATCTGGTGCTATACGGAGCCATGGAAGGCCCGTTCACGCTGGTCCTCGTGGACAGCGCCTGGCACCTCGTGGAACAGGGGGTCAGCGGCGCGGTGCTCGGCCTGGTGTATGGACTCGGGCTACAAAGCAAAGAGGCCACGCCCGCTGGTGATTAA
- a CDS encoding DUF2283 domain-containing protein encodes MKIRYFKDTDTLYIELRDREIDETRDVDENTTLDVDAEGNVLAITLEHASKRTDVRHLTLEGIAA; translated from the coding sequence ATGAAGATTCGATACTTCAAAGACACGGACACTCTCTACATCGAGCTTCGGGACCGCGAGATCGACGAGACGAGAGATGTCGACGAGAACACGACCCTCGATGTGGACGCTGAGGGCAACGTGCTGGCGATCACGCTCGAGCACGCCAGCAAGCGTACGGACGTCCGCCACCTCACGCTCGAGGGAATCGCGGCGTAG
- a CDS encoding transposase: MVAHVPPPSPTTRRWAPSSVAPEYRPTGGVYRSRRPTVTPLYPVVQHHLETFLAASAEADPAGWGVPESVEKDFRSYLECGVLAFGFARIRCGDCGKERLLAFSCKGRGVCPSCNARRMAEVAAHLTDHVFPHLPIRQWVLSLPKRLRPFLHGSPEVASTVLAVFMRALRATLRRASPTAPVDSEIGAVSFPQRFGNSLNPHYHFHVLAVDGVLSEAPPTAANAATDGPADVQFYEAAWFGPEHSEELARLVQHRVLRAFRSRGLLADDAAADMLAWQGTGGFSVDASVRIEADDRAGLERLVRYCARGPLALERLYAPGGIAALASPDARLVYRLPGPDPSGRTELWLTPIELLERLARLVPPPRIHRHRYHGVLAPHARLRSVVIALGRPMLEEPGLTRSANGPGGTTVNAASTPVPEPCGTSGSARISWARLLARIYEVLPLLCPACGGEMRILSFITDPPTVQTILHHLALPHRPPPLTPARAPPQAELDFDQTSALPSLRSGEPAGHEIACQEDLGPHGFDPSDPEPLPDPDFNQSPPGHWDA; this comes from the coding sequence ATGGTCGCCCACGTCCCACCTCCTTCGCCGACCACCCGCCGGTGGGCTCCCTCCTCCGTCGCACCGGAGTACCGACCCACCGGAGGCGTTTACCGCTCGAGGCGCCCGACCGTTACGCCGCTCTACCCCGTTGTCCAACACCACCTGGAGACGTTCCTCGCCGCTTCCGCGGAGGCGGACCCGGCCGGGTGGGGCGTGCCGGAGTCGGTGGAGAAAGACTTCCGGAGCTACCTCGAATGCGGAGTCCTCGCGTTCGGGTTCGCACGGATTCGATGCGGAGACTGCGGAAAGGAGCGCCTCCTAGCGTTCTCGTGCAAAGGGCGGGGGGTGTGCCCGTCGTGCAATGCTCGGCGGATGGCGGAGGTCGCGGCGCATCTCACGGACCACGTGTTCCCGCACCTTCCGATCCGGCAGTGGGTGCTCTCGCTCCCCAAGCGGCTGCGGCCGTTCCTGCACGGGAGCCCTGAGGTGGCGAGCACGGTGCTCGCCGTCTTCATGCGGGCCCTCCGGGCGACGCTCCGCCGGGCCAGCCCGACGGCGCCCGTGGACTCGGAGATCGGGGCCGTCTCCTTCCCGCAGCGATTCGGGAACTCGCTGAACCCGCACTACCACTTCCACGTCCTCGCCGTGGATGGGGTGCTCAGCGAAGCTCCACCGACCGCGGCGAACGCCGCGACCGACGGTCCCGCCGACGTCCAGTTTTATGAGGCCGCTTGGTTCGGGCCGGAGCACTCGGAGGAGCTGGCGCGGCTCGTGCAGCACCGGGTGCTTCGCGCGTTCCGAAGTCGAGGGCTTCTAGCCGACGACGCCGCGGCCGACATGCTCGCCTGGCAGGGGACCGGCGGGTTCAGCGTGGACGCCTCGGTGCGAATCGAGGCAGACGATCGGGCCGGCCTCGAGCGCCTCGTGCGCTACTGCGCAAGGGGGCCTCTCGCTCTCGAGCGCCTGTATGCACCCGGGGGAATCGCCGCTCTCGCCTCACCAGACGCCCGGCTCGTCTACCGTCTCCCTGGCCCGGACCCGAGCGGCCGCACCGAGCTCTGGCTCACGCCGATCGAGCTTCTCGAACGCCTCGCCCGCCTCGTCCCTCCTCCTCGCATCCACCGCCACCGTTACCACGGCGTTCTCGCGCCCCATGCGAGGCTGAGATCCGTTGTCATCGCGCTCGGAAGGCCCATGCTGGAAGAGCCCGGGCTCACCCGGTCCGCCAACGGCCCCGGAGGCACCACCGTGAACGCGGCCTCGACGCCCGTGCCCGAGCCGTGCGGCACGAGCGGCTCCGCCCGCATCTCCTGGGCCCGGCTTCTCGCCCGGATCTACGAGGTGCTCCCGCTCCTGTGCCCCGCCTGCGGGGGGGAGATGCGGATCCTCTCGTTCATCACCGACCCTCCCACCGTCCAGACCATCCTCCACCATCTCGCCCTTCCCCACCGACCCCCGCCCCTCACCCCCGCGCGCGCTCCCCCGCAGGCCGAGCTCGACTTCGATCAGACGTCCGCGTTACCTTCGCTTCGCTCCGGTGAGCCGGCGGGACACGAGATCGCCTGCCAAGAAGACCTCGGCCCGCACGGGTTCGACCCGTCCGATCCCGAGCCCCTCCCCGACCCGGACTTCAACCAGTCTCCGCCGGGCCACTGGGATGCCTGA
- a CDS encoding nucleotidyl transferase AbiEii/AbiGii toxin family protein has product MIPKAEILAVAEEAGLLPTTVEKDYALGWVLFGIASHPELSRWYFKGGTCLKKCFFDTYRFSEDLDFTVPDGAPYGDDEIRTGLLAVADWVRDRTGLEFPADDLDVKESINKRGHRTFEARMTFRGPLQLPRASRQRIRFDLTRDEVLAAEPEDRELFHGYTDAIEPRPRVRCYSLSEILAEKVRALYERSGRARDVYDVVNVGRNLREELSPAQIAALAKTKFEFKEIEEPSPELILSRVDPEILAVDWDNALRHQLPILPPVAEFLSALGDVLRWLLTGKRAPGLAAVPERAGEVAVPPIRFAIPQPARAALRARSPQRWPEGVFGGTMDRVRYAARNRLLVQVAYHGVSRLVEPYSIRIPGTGNLLLYVFEVQRGGGPGGGLKAFKVAEIGTATLTNRPFNPRYVVEL; this is encoded by the coding sequence GTGATCCCCAAGGCCGAGATCCTTGCGGTTGCCGAGGAGGCGGGCCTCCTCCCCACGACGGTCGAGAAGGACTACGCCCTCGGGTGGGTCTTGTTCGGCATCGCCAGCCATCCAGAGCTGAGTCGCTGGTACTTCAAGGGCGGCACGTGCCTGAAGAAGTGCTTCTTCGACACCTACCGGTTTTCCGAGGACCTCGACTTCACTGTCCCCGACGGGGCGCCGTACGGGGACGATGAGATCCGCACAGGCCTGCTGGCGGTCGCGGACTGGGTTCGAGATCGCACCGGACTCGAGTTCCCGGCCGACGACCTCGATGTGAAGGAGTCGATCAACAAGCGAGGACACCGGACGTTCGAAGCGCGCATGACCTTTCGAGGGCCCCTTCAACTCCCCCGCGCTTCCCGCCAGCGGATTCGCTTCGATCTCACCCGTGACGAAGTCCTCGCGGCTGAACCCGAAGACCGCGAACTCTTCCACGGATACACGGACGCCATCGAACCCCGCCCAAGGGTTCGCTGCTACAGCCTCAGTGAGATTTTGGCCGAGAAGGTCAGAGCGCTGTACGAGCGTTCGGGGCGGGCACGGGACGTCTACGATGTCGTCAACGTTGGGCGAAACCTTCGAGAGGAACTTTCGCCGGCCCAGATAGCGGCGCTAGCCAAGACGAAGTTCGAGTTCAAGGAGATCGAGGAACCCTCGCCGGAGCTGATCCTCTCGCGCGTCGATCCCGAAATCCTCGCGGTGGATTGGGACAACGCTCTTCGTCACCAGCTGCCCATCCTTCCTCCTGTTGCCGAGTTCCTTTCGGCATTGGGCGATGTGCTGCGTTGGCTCCTCACAGGAAAGCGCGCTCCCGGACTCGCCGCGGTCCCGGAGCGAGCTGGGGAGGTGGCAGTTCCGCCGATCCGCTTCGCGATCCCGCAGCCTGCCCGAGCAGCGCTTCGGGCGCGGTCGCCACAGCGGTGGCCCGAAGGCGTCTTCGGGGGCACGATGGATCGAGTGCGTTATGCTGCGCGCAACCGCCTATTGGTTCAGGTCGCCTATCACGGTGTGTCTCGGTTGGTCGAGCCGTACTCGATACGCATCCCGGGCACGGGCAACCTACTCCTATACGTCTTCGAGGTGCAGCGAGGCGGCGGACCCGGCGGAGGCCTGAAGGCTTTCAAAGTCGCAGAGATCGGTACGGCCACCCTTACGAACCGACCGTTTAACCCCCGGTACGTCGTGGAACTCTGA